One stretch of Arachis hypogaea cultivar Tifrunner chromosome 20, arahy.Tifrunner.gnm2.J5K5, whole genome shotgun sequence DNA includes these proteins:
- the LOC112785703 gene encoding uncharacterized protein, with the protein MRNCYKGERRLCVEGILLENPINYDFFLVYGAHSRDEKLVVWEELSYMASLCPGACCFLGDFNEIVQVEERRGSDSLPLSTQDFKNWINDMGLVDLPITDRKFTWFRGQSCSRIDRALVSLEWIEAFPETRLRGGPRSLSDHCPIIVEHKRLRDGPRPFRRRWHRDNFGDMDKKIMKFEEEIKKIDDMVSNGSYDGTLEARRKALVTCCEKWYVRKELHWK; encoded by the exons ATGAGAAATTGCTATAAAGGTGAGCGACGGTTATGTGTTGAAGGGATACTATTGGAGAATCCTATTAACTATGATTTTTTCTTGGTTTATGGTGCTCATAGTAGAGATGAAAAACTTGTTGTGTGGGAGGAGTTGAGTTACATGGCTAGTTTGTGTCCAGGTGCCTGTTGTTTTTTGGGGGACTTCAATGAGATCGTACAGGTGGAAGAAAGGCGAGGATCAGATAGTTTACCTTTGTCGACACAAGATTTTAAGAATTGGATAAATGACATGGGTTTGGTGGACTTGCCGATTACTGACCGTAAGTTTACATGGTTCAGAGGACAATCCTGTAGCCGTATTGATAGAGCTTTGGTTAGCTTGGAATGGATTGAGGCATTTCCAGAAACTCGCTTGAGAGGTGGTCCACGGAGTTTATCAGATCACTGTCCTATTATAGTGGAACATAAGAGGCTAAGGGACGGACCGAGGCCGTTCCGAA GAAGATGGCATAGAGACAACTTTGGTGATATGGACAAGAAAATTAtgaagtttgaggaagagattAAGAAGATTGATGACATGGTCAGTAATGGGAGTTATGATGGAACATTGGAAGCAAGAAGGAAGGCTCTAGTTACTTGTTGTGAGAAATGGTATGTGAGGAAAGAACTACATTGGAAGTAG